A window of the Synechococcus sp. JA-3-3Ab genome harbors these coding sequences:
- the ispF gene encoding 2-C-methyl-D-erythritol 2,4-cyclodiphosphate synthase yields MRIGQGYDIHRLVEGRPLILGGIRIPYEKGLLGHSDADVLTHAIMDALLGAAALRDIGYYFPPEDERWKGADSILLLQQVVQLVGQEGWRIANVDSVVVAEQPKLKPHIPAIQARLAEAMQLSPKQVGVKATTNEKLGPVGQGEAMAAFAVVLLLER; encoded by the coding sequence GTGCGCATTGGCCAGGGCTATGACATCCACCGCCTCGTCGAGGGGCGCCCCCTGATCCTAGGTGGGATCCGGATCCCTTACGAAAAAGGGCTGTTGGGCCACAGCGACGCCGACGTGCTCACCCACGCCATCATGGACGCTCTCCTGGGGGCCGCCGCCCTGCGGGACATCGGCTACTACTTTCCCCCCGAAGACGAGCGCTGGAAGGGGGCAGACAGCATTCTCCTCTTGCAGCAGGTGGTGCAACTGGTAGGCCAAGAGGGCTGGCGCATTGCCAATGTCGATAGCGTCGTGGTAGCGGAGCAGCCTAAGCTCAAGCCCCACATCCCCGCCATACAGGCCCGCCTGGCCGAGGCCATGCAACTATCGCCCAAACAAGTAGGCGTGAAGGCCACCACCAACGAAAAACTGGGCCCCGTCGGCCAGGGAGAAGCCATGGCCGCCTTTGCCGTCGTCCTGTTGCTGGAACGCTGA
- a CDS encoding amylo-alpha-1,6-glucosidase has product MAEDIIQIQDQYYIRASASLVEARPHVLKQDNCFAIFDRLGNMRPLGIRDHGLFRDDTRFLSRLVLDLQGKQFLLLSSEVREDKDILAVDLTNPEFTTSKGQFIGQDTLHVLRTTFLWNNVAYERIRIHNYGSEPFRVPLTLRFEADFADMFEIRGIRRSQRGQVLPPQVSSEGVTLRYRGLDGVERQTQILFSPAPEVVSEKLAQWWVPLAPQEERDLEVRVVCSYGGEEIPLLSYQEALQAEREHRAALRALAHRIDTGNAQFNEWLNASRDDLVMMLARTPYGLYPHAGVPWFATVFGRDALITALATLWWFPDLARGVLLYLAAHQAQEVDPSRDAEPGKILHEQRYSEMAKTREIPFGNYFGSIDATPLFVVLAGRYVRRSGDLELLRQLWPNIEAALSWMDTYGDPDGDGFLEYAGKARRGLRNQGWKDSEDAIFHADGSLAEPPIALCEVQGYAYEAKRLAAEMAELLGRQAQAAQLRQQAEKLQQRFWEQFWCEELGGYVLALDGRKQPCRVRSSNMGHCLFSGIAHPQHAERIARQLVEPAFFSGWGIRTLAEGEGRYNPMSYHNGSIWPHDNALIAAGLSRYGYKAEAAQVLTALFDASQFLELRRLPELFCGFRRRQREGPTLYPVACLPQSWAAASVFLLLQACLGLEIDGLAQRVHLTQPTLPLWLPHVTLENIRVGRGSLDIGLYLQAGGVGINVLRSTGEVELTVR; this is encoded by the coding sequence ATGGCCGAAGACATTATCCAGATTCAGGATCAGTACTACATCCGCGCCAGCGCTTCGCTGGTGGAGGCGCGTCCCCACGTCCTCAAGCAGGACAACTGCTTTGCCATCTTTGACCGGCTGGGCAACATGCGCCCCCTCGGCATCCGGGATCACGGCCTGTTTCGGGATGATACCCGCTTTTTGTCGCGGCTGGTCTTGGATTTGCAGGGGAAGCAGTTTTTGTTGCTTAGCTCGGAGGTGCGAGAAGACAAGGATATTCTGGCGGTGGATCTGACCAACCCCGAGTTCACCACCTCGAAGGGGCAGTTTATCGGTCAAGATACCCTGCATGTTCTGCGGACTACTTTTTTGTGGAACAACGTGGCCTACGAGCGGATTCGCATCCACAACTACGGCTCGGAGCCGTTTCGGGTGCCGCTGACCCTGCGCTTTGAGGCCGATTTTGCCGATATGTTTGAGATTCGCGGCATCCGGCGCTCGCAGCGGGGACAAGTGCTGCCACCCCAGGTGAGCTCAGAAGGGGTAACTTTGCGCTACCGCGGCCTGGACGGGGTGGAGCGGCAAACCCAGATCTTGTTTTCTCCTGCGCCGGAGGTGGTCTCGGAAAAGCTGGCGCAGTGGTGGGTGCCGCTGGCGCCCCAGGAGGAGCGGGATTTGGAGGTGCGGGTAGTCTGCAGCTATGGCGGCGAGGAGATCCCGCTCTTGAGCTACCAGGAGGCCCTGCAGGCGGAGCGGGAGCATCGGGCGGCGCTAAGAGCTCTGGCCCACCGCATCGACACTGGCAACGCCCAGTTTAACGAGTGGCTCAACGCCTCGCGGGACGACCTGGTGATGATGCTGGCCCGCACCCCCTACGGGCTCTATCCCCACGCCGGGGTACCTTGGTTTGCCACGGTCTTTGGCCGCGACGCGCTGATCACCGCCTTGGCCACCCTCTGGTGGTTTCCCGATTTGGCACGGGGGGTGCTGCTGTACCTGGCGGCCCACCAGGCCCAGGAGGTGGATCCCAGCCGCGATGCCGAGCCGGGCAAGATCCTGCACGAGCAGCGCTACAGCGAGATGGCCAAGACCCGCGAGATCCCCTTTGGCAATTATTTCGGCAGCATCGACGCCACCCCTTTGTTTGTGGTGCTGGCGGGGCGCTATGTGCGCCGCAGCGGCGATCTCGAGCTGTTGCGGCAGTTGTGGCCGAATATCGAGGCAGCCCTGAGCTGGATGGACACCTACGGGGATCCCGACGGCGACGGCTTTTTGGAGTATGCCGGCAAGGCGCGGCGGGGCCTGCGCAACCAAGGCTGGAAAGATTCGGAAGACGCCATCTTCCATGCCGACGGATCCCTGGCGGAGCCGCCCATTGCCCTGTGCGAGGTGCAGGGCTACGCCTACGAGGCCAAGCGGTTGGCGGCGGAGATGGCGGAGCTGTTGGGGCGGCAGGCGCAGGCAGCCCAGCTGCGACAGCAAGCAGAAAAGCTGCAGCAGCGGTTTTGGGAGCAGTTTTGGTGCGAGGAGCTGGGGGGGTATGTCCTGGCTCTGGACGGGCGCAAGCAGCCCTGCCGCGTGCGCAGCTCCAACATGGGCCACTGCCTGTTTTCCGGGATCGCCCACCCGCAGCATGCCGAGCGCATTGCCCGCCAACTTGTGGAGCCGGCTTTTTTTAGCGGCTGGGGGATCCGCACGCTGGCGGAAGGGGAAGGGCGCTACAACCCCATGTCTTACCACAACGGCTCCATCTGGCCCCACGACAACGCCCTCATTGCAGCCGGGCTCTCCCGCTATGGCTACAAGGCGGAAGCGGCCCAGGTGTTGACGGCCTTGTTCGATGCCAGCCAGTTTCTGGAGCTGCGGCGGCTGCCGGAGCTGTTCTGTGGCTTTCGCCGGCGCCAGCGGGAGGGCCCCACCCTTTACCCCGTGGCCTGTCTGCCCCAGTCTTGGGCGGCGGCCAGCGTGTTCCTGCTGCTGCAGGCCTGCCTAGGCCTGGAGATCGACGGCTTGGCCCAGCGGGTGCACCTGACTCAGCCCACCCTGCCCCTGTGGCTGCCCCATGTTACCCTCGAAAACATTCGGGTGGGGCGCGGATCCCTGGACATCGGCCTGTATCTCCAGGCAGGAGGGGTGGGGATCAACGTCCTTAGAAGCACGGGGGAGGTGGAGCTGACGGTGAGGTAG
- a CDS encoding TldD/PmbA family protein: MAGSVISPENLLDLCEQGVQKALAAGADQAEVFANSGRETEVTFEKNDLNLARSSSETLFGIRVFCGGRLGFATSNRPEDLAETAAEAVAMAKASPADPLNGLPDPQPLPQVPFALDPGLLELDAAELTQLGSQLVEWVRSQDPRITIDSGSFSVEEDTVAIASSTGIRANYHSVEAGGSLFGMAIDGDEVGSFAYDGDSVQKRADLVPALERAFERFVQKCVGALGATEGESFRGPIVLPPDVVEEFLGDLVFVLGADAVRKGKSPLAQKMGSLIASPLLTLVSEGLGLPGYPIEPFDREGIPRQITPLIHEGILCNFMYNSYEGRAAGIPSNGHATGGAGSLPGVGPACLSVAPGTTPLSELYAMERGIIVTRLSGSSNPITGDFSGVVKGGFLVKGGEKRPILETTIAGNLYDCLRNISAISQEVTVFNGTTAFPALRIEDVSVTAG, from the coding sequence ATGGCCGGCTCCGTCATTTCTCCTGAAAACCTGCTGGATCTCTGCGAACAGGGTGTGCAAAAGGCTTTGGCTGCCGGAGCTGACCAAGCAGAGGTGTTCGCCAACTCAGGCCGCGAGACGGAAGTCACCTTTGAGAAAAATGACCTCAACCTGGCCCGCAGCAGCAGCGAGACCCTGTTCGGCATCCGGGTTTTCTGCGGCGGCAGGCTGGGCTTTGCCACCTCCAACCGCCCTGAGGATCTGGCGGAGACGGCTGCTGAGGCGGTGGCCATGGCCAAGGCTTCGCCGGCGGATCCCCTCAACGGCCTGCCAGATCCCCAGCCCCTGCCCCAGGTGCCTTTTGCCCTTGACCCAGGCCTGCTGGAACTGGATGCCGCCGAGCTGACGCAACTGGGATCCCAACTGGTGGAGTGGGTGCGCTCCCAAGACCCGCGCATCACCATCGACAGCGGCTCGTTCAGCGTAGAAGAGGATACCGTGGCCATTGCTTCTTCCACCGGCATCCGCGCCAACTACCACAGCGTCGAGGCGGGCGGATCCCTGTTCGGCATGGCCATCGATGGGGACGAGGTGGGCAGCTTTGCCTACGACGGCGACAGCGTCCAGAAGCGGGCGGATCTGGTGCCGGCGCTGGAGCGGGCTTTTGAACGCTTTGTCCAGAAATGTGTGGGGGCCTTGGGAGCTACCGAGGGAGAGAGCTTCCGCGGCCCCATCGTCCTGCCGCCGGATGTGGTGGAAGAGTTTCTGGGGGATCTCGTCTTTGTGCTGGGGGCGGACGCGGTGCGCAAAGGCAAAAGCCCGCTGGCGCAGAAGATGGGATCCCTGATCGCCAGCCCCCTGTTGACGTTGGTTTCCGAGGGGCTGGGCTTGCCTGGCTACCCCATCGAGCCCTTCGACCGCGAGGGGATCCCCCGCCAAATTACCCCCCTGATCCATGAAGGGATCCTCTGCAACTTCATGTACAACAGCTACGAAGGCCGGGCTGCCGGGATCCCGTCCAACGGCCATGCCACAGGGGGGGCGGGCAGCTTGCCGGGCGTGGGGCCGGCCTGTTTGAGCGTGGCCCCGGGGACAACCCCTTTGTCTGAGCTGTATGCGATGGAGCGGGGCATTATCGTCACCCGGCTTTCCGGCAGCAGCAACCCCATCACTGGCGATTTTTCCGGGGTGGTGAAGGGGGGCTTTTTGGTTAAAGGCGGCGAAAAACGCCCCATCCTGGAGACCACCATTGCCGGCAACCTCTACGATTGTTTGCGCAATATCTCCGCCATCTCACAAGAGGTAACCGTTTTCAACGGCACCACCGCTTTTCCCGCCCTGCGCATCGAAGATGTATCGGTAACGGCGGGCTAA
- a CDS encoding glycosyltransferase family 4 protein produces MRIAQIAPLHESVPPKLYGGTERVVSWLTEELVRRGHEVTLFASGDSQTQARLIPFRERALRLDPTAIDTVAPHILMVEKAFQMANEFDIIHGHIDYYPYALARRHPQVSFLATLHGRLDIPELQPLYSEFQDIPVVSISNAQRRPLPQARWVGTVYHGLPLDLHRFYPEKGDYLAFLGRVSPEKGLDTAIAIAARAGMPLKAAIKIDAVDRQYYELEIKPLASRHPNVEIVGEITEQEKSEFLGKAYAVLFPIRWPEPFGLVMIEAMACGTPVIATRFGSVPEVMADSRSGFIVDSVEEAVEALEKVGSLDRAGVRQVFEERFSVERMVSEYEALYRQLVNERQEISKKVA; encoded by the coding sequence ATGCGCATTGCCCAAATTGCCCCGTTGCACGAAAGTGTACCCCCCAAGCTCTACGGCGGCACCGAGCGGGTGGTCTCGTGGTTAACTGAAGAGCTAGTGCGGCGCGGGCACGAGGTGACTCTATTTGCTAGCGGCGACTCTCAGACCCAGGCTCGCTTGATCCCTTTCCGGGAGCGGGCTTTGCGCTTGGATCCCACGGCCATTGATACGGTGGCTCCCCACATCTTGATGGTGGAGAAGGCCTTTCAGATGGCCAACGAGTTTGACATTATCCATGGCCACATCGACTACTATCCCTACGCCCTGGCCCGCCGCCACCCTCAAGTTTCTTTTTTGGCCACTCTACACGGGCGACTGGACATTCCGGAGCTGCAGCCTCTCTACAGCGAGTTTCAGGACATTCCGGTGGTCTCCATCTCCAATGCTCAGCGGCGGCCGCTGCCCCAGGCGCGCTGGGTGGGGACGGTCTACCATGGTTTGCCCCTGGATCTCCACCGTTTCTATCCAGAAAAGGGGGATTACCTGGCCTTTCTGGGTCGGGTTTCGCCGGAAAAAGGGCTGGACACGGCCATTGCAATTGCCGCGCGGGCAGGGATGCCGCTGAAAGCTGCTATCAAGATCGACGCGGTGGATCGCCAGTACTACGAGTTGGAAATTAAGCCTTTGGCCAGCCGCCACCCCAATGTGGAGATCGTGGGGGAAATCACCGAACAGGAGAAAAGCGAGTTCTTGGGCAAGGCCTATGCGGTGCTGTTTCCCATCCGCTGGCCGGAGCCTTTTGGGCTGGTGATGATCGAAGCGATGGCCTGCGGCACGCCGGTGATCGCCACCCGCTTTGGCTCGGTGCCTGAGGTGATGGCGGACAGCCGCTCCGGCTTTATTGTTGACTCCGTGGAAGAGGCAGTGGAGGCCTTGGAAAAGGTGGGATCCCTTGACCGAGCCGGGGTGCGGCAGGTGTTTGAGGAGCGGTTTAGCGTCGAGAGGATGGTGTCGGAATATGAGGCCCTCTACCGGCAACTGGTGAACGAGCGGCAGGAGATCTCGAAAAAGGTGGCTTAA
- a CDS encoding TIGR02450 family Trp-rich protein — MARSKPRQKQRFPHLLGSKWTSVQPVMGWRHFQVAARQEGEGGLVFAELRAVCDPQVRLWVNAATLKNRDLWQPGWAPLEDGIPLALYP, encoded by the coding sequence GTGGCTCGCAGCAAACCCCGCCAAAAACAGCGTTTTCCCCACCTCCTCGGCTCCAAGTGGACTTCCGTTCAGCCGGTGATGGGTTGGCGACATTTTCAGGTCGCCGCCCGCCAAGAGGGAGAAGGGGGGCTGGTGTTTGCCGAGCTGAGGGCCGTCTGCGATCCCCAGGTGCGCCTCTGGGTCAACGCCGCCACCCTCAAGAACCGGGATCTCTGGCAGCCGGGCTGGGCACCGCTGGAAGACGGGATCCCTCTAGCGCTGTATCCTTAA
- a CDS encoding ABC transporter substrate-binding protein: protein MAGQNTTSTEQLKRSLFVPLFLGILLLWLGACAAPARPPHLIATVTSDPKTFNTYLATESSSRDAIAYLEAGLVTLDEDTLLPKPELAEGWEVSEDGLRYVFTLREGLRWSDGELLTAADVDFTFNRIIFDERIPTSARDVLRIGEAGALPQVRALDERRVEFVLPEPFAPFLLQAGSPLLPKHILEPTVEQVDGQGNPLFLQTWGVDTPVQELVGAGPYVLQEYTPGQRLVYRPNPYYWKGEGIPRIERVILRIVDSEDTALLQFRSGETDVFSVRGRDFQLLKREEKRDQFTIYNLGPTLNNNFFAFNLSRARNPQTGRPFVDPVKSRWFNDLNFRRAVAHALNRQFYVESVLQGLGEIQHSVFSPASPFYLSPAEGLPTYDYDPEKARQLLLAAGYTYDAEGHLRDPDGNRVRFSLITNAGNNQREATGALIKADLARIGITVDFTPIAFNTVVQRTDSRDWETLLLGFGGGGTEPNNGSNIWRSDGRLHLFNLGDLPGNPAEGVEVSDWEREIDRIFIAGVRELDFEKRKALYDRFQVIIQEQLPQIGTFNPLVLSALRNRLQGVDPRPILGPLWNLDQLSIQDVLQER from the coding sequence ATGGCAGGCCAAAACACCACCTCAACAGAGCAGCTCAAGAGAAGCCTTTTTGTTCCCCTATTCCTAGGGATCCTCCTCCTCTGGCTTGGCGCCTGTGCTGCTCCCGCCCGCCCGCCCCATCTCATTGCCACCGTTACCTCGGATCCCAAAACCTTCAACACCTATCTGGCCACCGAGAGCTCCAGCCGCGACGCCATCGCCTACCTAGAGGCGGGCCTGGTCACCCTCGATGAAGATACCCTCCTGCCCAAGCCGGAGCTGGCGGAAGGCTGGGAAGTGTCTGAGGACGGCTTGCGCTATGTCTTTACTTTGCGGGAGGGGCTGCGCTGGTCGGACGGGGAGCTCCTGACGGCGGCAGATGTGGACTTTACCTTCAACCGCATCATCTTCGACGAGCGGATCCCGACCTCGGCGCGGGATGTGTTGCGCATCGGCGAGGCGGGGGCGCTGCCCCAGGTGCGGGCCTTGGACGAGCGGCGGGTTGAGTTTGTCCTGCCGGAGCCCTTCGCCCCCTTCCTGTTGCAGGCCGGATCCCCTCTCTTGCCCAAGCACATTCTGGAGCCCACCGTGGAGCAGGTGGACGGCCAGGGCAACCCCCTCTTTTTGCAGACCTGGGGAGTTGACACGCCGGTGCAGGAATTGGTGGGGGCCGGCCCCTACGTCTTGCAGGAATATACCCCCGGCCAGCGGCTGGTGTACCGCCCCAACCCCTACTACTGGAAAGGGGAAGGGATCCCGCGCATCGAGCGGGTCATCCTGCGCATCGTGGACTCGGAAGATACGGCCCTGTTGCAGTTTCGCTCCGGCGAGACCGACGTGTTTTCGGTGCGGGGCAGAGACTTTCAGCTCCTGAAGCGGGAAGAAAAGCGGGATCAGTTCACGATTTACAATCTCGGCCCCACCCTCAACAACAATTTCTTTGCCTTCAACCTCAGCCGGGCCCGCAACCCCCAAACCGGACGGCCCTTTGTGGATCCCGTCAAAAGCCGCTGGTTCAACGATTTGAACTTCCGCCGGGCGGTGGCCCACGCCCTAAACCGCCAGTTTTACGTCGAGAGCGTCCTGCAGGGGTTGGGCGAGATCCAGCACTCGGTCTTCTCCCCCGCCAGCCCCTTCTACCTCAGCCCAGCAGAGGGCCTGCCCACCTACGACTACGATCCCGAGAAGGCGCGGCAACTGCTCTTGGCTGCCGGCTATACCTACGACGCCGAAGGCCACCTGCGGGATCCCGACGGCAACCGCGTCCGCTTCAGCCTGATCACCAACGCCGGCAACAACCAGCGGGAGGCCACCGGCGCCTTGATCAAGGCCGACCTGGCGCGGATCGGCATCACCGTGGACTTCACCCCCATCGCCTTCAACACGGTGGTGCAGCGCACCGACAGCCGCGACTGGGAAACCTTGTTGCTGGGCTTTGGCGGCGGCGGCACCGAGCCCAACAACGGCTCCAACATCTGGCGCAGCGATGGCCGCCTGCACCTGTTTAACCTGGGGGATCTGCCCGGCAACCCCGCCGAAGGGGTGGAGGTGAGCGATTGGGAGCGGGAGATCGACCGCATTTTTATCGCAGGGGTGCGGGAGCTGGACTTTGAAAAGCGCAAGGCCCTCTACGACCGCTTTCAAGTGATCATCCAGGAACAACTGCCCCAGATCGGCACCTTCAATCCCCTGGTGCTCTCGGCCCTGCGCAACCGCCTGCAAGGGGTGGATCCCCGCCCCATCCTCGGCCCTCTCTGGAACCTGGATCAGCTCTCCATCCAGGACGTGCTGCAGGAGCGGTAG
- a CDS encoding alpha-1,4-glucan--maltose-1-phosphate maltosyltransferase, whose product MMWPTEGRQRAIIEAVTPEIDGGRYAIKRTVGEYVVVEADIFADGHDQLSAVLSFRQAGATDWEEIFMEPLGNDRWRAQFQVTQIGQAFYRILAWVDPFKTWQQDLHKRVAAEQDVAVELLIGAELVERAAQAQSGDLAAKLRNYAQMLRQGGDPAIEIALSPTLGSLMQLYGERRFVTAYPERRVWVDPEKARFSTWYELFPRSCGPDEHTHGTFQDVIARLPQIAEMGFDVLYLPPIHPIGRTFRKGKNNAMTAEPDDVGSPWAIGGPEGGHKAIHPQLGSLEDFHRLVAEAKKFNIDIALDIAFQCSPDHPYVKEHPEWFKKRPDGTIQYAENPPKKYQDIYPLDFETENWQALWEELKSVIEYWIDQGVTIFRVDNPHTKAFGFWEWCIGEIKAKHPETIFLSEAFTRPKLMKSLAKLGFTQSYTYFTWRNDKWGLTEYFTELTQTPMREYYRPNLWPNTPDILNEFLQKGGRPAFMLRLILAATLGASYGIYGPAFELCENRPLRPGSEEYLDSEKYQIRHWDLDAPDNLRPLIAQVNQIRRQNPALQSDWSLVFHPTDNEALICYSKRTFDGSNRILVAVNLDPFHIQSGWVTLNLGALGLEHWQTFKVIDLLDGQQYSWQGSTNYIKLDPWTMPAHIFLVES is encoded by the coding sequence ATGATGTGGCCAACGGAAGGTCGGCAACGCGCCATCATCGAGGCGGTGACGCCGGAAATCGACGGCGGGCGCTACGCCATCAAGCGGACGGTGGGGGAGTATGTGGTGGTGGAGGCGGACATCTTCGCCGATGGCCACGACCAACTCTCGGCGGTGCTCAGTTTCCGCCAGGCCGGGGCAACCGACTGGGAGGAGATCTTCATGGAGCCCCTCGGCAACGACCGCTGGCGGGCCCAGTTCCAGGTCACGCAAATCGGCCAAGCTTTCTACCGGATTCTGGCCTGGGTGGATCCCTTCAAAACCTGGCAGCAGGATCTGCACAAGCGGGTGGCTGCCGAGCAGGATGTGGCGGTGGAGCTGTTGATCGGGGCGGAGCTCGTGGAGCGGGCCGCCCAGGCTCAAAGCGGGGATCTGGCGGCGAAGTTGCGCAACTACGCCCAAATGCTCCGCCAAGGCGGGGATCCAGCTATCGAGATCGCCCTTTCCCCGACGCTGGGATCCCTGATGCAGCTCTACGGCGAGCGCCGCTTCGTCACCGCCTACCCGGAGCGACGGGTCTGGGTGGATCCGGAGAAGGCCCGCTTCAGCACCTGGTACGAGCTGTTTCCCCGCTCCTGTGGCCCTGACGAGCACACCCACGGCACCTTCCAGGATGTGATCGCCCGCCTGCCGCAGATTGCCGAGATGGGCTTTGATGTGCTTTACCTGCCCCCCATCCACCCCATCGGGCGCACCTTCCGCAAGGGCAAAAACAACGCCATGACGGCGGAGCCGGATGACGTGGGCTCCCCCTGGGCCATCGGCGGGCCAGAAGGCGGGCACAAGGCCATCCATCCCCAACTGGGATCCCTGGAGGATTTTCATCGCTTGGTGGCGGAGGCCAAAAAATTCAACATCGACATCGCCCTCGATATCGCCTTCCAGTGTTCGCCAGATCACCCCTATGTGAAAGAGCACCCGGAATGGTTTAAAAAGCGGCCCGACGGCACCATTCAATATGCGGAAAACCCGCCCAAGAAGTACCAAGATATCTACCCTCTCGACTTTGAGACGGAAAACTGGCAGGCCCTCTGGGAGGAGTTAAAAAGCGTTATCGAATACTGGATCGACCAAGGGGTAACCATCTTTCGGGTGGATAATCCCCACACCAAAGCCTTTGGCTTCTGGGAGTGGTGCATCGGCGAGATCAAGGCCAAGCACCCGGAGACAATCTTTTTATCCGAAGCCTTTACGCGCCCCAAGCTGATGAAATCCTTGGCCAAGCTGGGCTTCACCCAATCCTATACCTACTTCACCTGGCGCAACGACAAATGGGGCCTGACCGAGTACTTCACCGAGCTCACCCAAACCCCGATGCGGGAGTACTACCGCCCCAACCTCTGGCCCAACACGCCGGATATTCTGAACGAGTTTTTGCAAAAGGGGGGACGCCCGGCTTTTATGCTGCGCCTCATCCTGGCGGCTACGCTGGGGGCCAGCTACGGCATCTACGGCCCCGCTTTTGAACTCTGTGAAAACCGCCCGCTCCGCCCCGGCAGCGAAGAGTATCTGGACTCAGAAAAATACCAAATCCGCCACTGGGATCTGGACGCGCCGGATAACTTGCGGCCTCTGATCGCGCAGGTGAACCAGATCCGGCGGCAAAACCCGGCTTTGCAAAGCGACTGGAGCCTGGTGTTTCACCCCACCGACAACGAGGCCCTGATCTGCTACTCCAAGCGCACCTTTGATGGCAGCAACCGGATTTTGGTGGCGGTGAATCTGGATCCGTTTCACATTCAATCTGGCTGGGTCACCCTCAACCTGGGGGCTTTGGGTTTGGAACACTGGCAAACTTTCAAGGTGATCGACCTCTTGGACGGCCAGCAGTACTCCTGGCAGGGATCCACCAACTACATCAAGCTGGATCCCTGGACGATGCCGGCCCATATTTTTCTCGTCGAAAGCTGA
- a CDS encoding thiol-disulfide oxidoreductase DCC family protein, with the protein MPYMVIYDGLCNLCATGVQLLEQLDRGRQFCYAPMQDASTLAQWGIPPEQVELGIILIDLEHPERRWQGSAAIEQIAALLPGGELWLAFYRNFPGLKLLGDRGYEQIRDHRYEWFGRRNTPYLCALLAAGHRDPQQKVNACALQVLHDHRRCAFLSALWVYLRLDSRFAFEFPWGELGSSC; encoded by the coding sequence ATGCCCTACATGGTTATCTACGACGGCCTCTGCAACCTCTGTGCCACCGGCGTTCAGCTCTTGGAGCAACTGGATCGCGGACGGCAGTTTTGCTATGCCCCCATGCAAGATGCTTCTACCCTGGCCCAATGGGGGATCCCACCGGAGCAGGTGGAGCTGGGGATAATTCTCATCGATCTGGAGCACCCAGAGCGCCGCTGGCAGGGATCCGCTGCCATTGAACAAATTGCCGCCCTTTTGCCGGGTGGGGAGCTGTGGCTGGCTTTTTACCGCAACTTCCCTGGCTTGAAGCTTCTAGGGGACCGAGGCTACGAACAGATCCGGGATCACCGCTACGAGTGGTTTGGCCGCCGTAACACCCCATACCTATGCGCCCTTCTGGCGGCAGGGCATAGGGATCCGCAACAGAAGGTTAATGCCTGTGCACTCCAAGTCCTCCATGACCACCGTCGCTGTGCATTTTTGAGCGCCCTTTGGGTATACTTGAGACTAGACTCAAGGTTTGCCTTTGAGTTTCCCTGGGGTGAGCTAGGCAGCTCTTGCTAA